The proteins below come from a single Solea senegalensis isolate Sse05_10M linkage group LG2, IFAPA_SoseM_1, whole genome shotgun sequence genomic window:
- the LOC122783152 gene encoding uncharacterized protein LOC122783152, giving the protein MMLTPAEETDNPPETQVRSSSRERSLSAKGLELHEQEAKKNEKAFNKTYDSWKQAAKEIRLRLKAFCSVEDLDKTQTDIKVKHVIVQQHYEPIRRNHTSTPDIAKKMDACVTLTAEICDLINKRLENIDETFNDHLEKERVRIVLNKNEYGSVFGNSKTETVISESIQRSYASSSATSRSSSKRADAEADLAAKLEQAKAMQIIHTQQARLDELESEWKFKETQMLAEFKQREAEMKLKLEEEKTRLQQLHADNEVKVAAARVRAYHNFNGRESVYEEPDHTIQYGCHNAELKTPLDPHARPFQPYHTLPEAQTAPEEARLAQAIASSLTISRLPVPEPATFTGDPLKFIDWKISFMALIGQKPLPVSEKMLYLKSYLAGEARKAVEGFFYRNSEDAYQGAWAVLQDRYGSPFVVQRAFRDKLIKWPRLAANDPIALREFADFLQGCVEAIPHVKGLAILNDCEENHKLLKKLPEWMVRRWGRIVVEELDKSGDYPSFKQFTEFMQKEARIACNPIASPLLMNIKPAEERFPKRAKALSTSAQIKTSPSGELKTSYSKPRPPCLVCKDETHGVAKCPMFAAKSADEKKTFIHENHLCFGCLRKGHITKDCKGRHTCNTCGRRHPTCLHIEREKAPAEMSDGDPVVRKDHARKEIHKVMAHAITQHASATSSIVPVLVSSATVPQKEILTYALLDTQSDSTFILEDLASELNVDTQSVQLKLSTMTAVNTVIASKTAFGLQVRGLNSDTYVQIKQAYTRDFIPVDKSHIPTKSTALQWSHLKHLSSKLPPLQDCEVGLLIGYDYPSALAPLDVITGSVNEPFAQRTMLGWSIIGSSNPHLDRQGSQSFVHRVAVKEMPQTTDVLKVLESDFNERSYEDKYVSQDDVRFIQLLSDNIRQKEDGHYEMPLPFKGSSPPTLPNNKKLAAIRLQHLKRKLKANKEYYDHYTAFMKETIDKGDAEPAPSVSERETLWYIPHHGVYHTKKPGKLRVVFDCSAKFRGISLNDTLLTGPDLINSLVGVLCRFRKEAVAVICDIEKMFHQFCVSPEVRDYLRFLWWEDGQLETEPQEYRMTVHLFGAASSPGCANFGLKYLAQQHKSDYSSAPAFIEKNFYVDDGLISVPSVKEAKELIVEAQELCKGAGLRLHKFNSNQREVLSCVAPSERAETTEQLNLCPDVSPEGHILGIQWSLGNDTFSFSVDAKDHPPTRRGLLSVVASLYDPLGFVAPFTLSGKCILQELCRRGNGWDDPLPESLRPRWEEWKSGLQRLKDVTIPRCYHPQDFGNIVRVELHHFSDASNIGYGACSYLRYKNDKDEVHCSLVMAKARVAPTKVVSIPRLELSAAVISARMSVMLKTELEMKIDEEFFWTDSQVVLAYINNEARRFHVFVANRVQMIRENTKPSQWHYVDTAQNPADHASRGLHAADISSAGWLSGPKFLWEQEVFRTPSPPTELLVGDPEVKVLQVFATQVNDQRNILSRLSRFSTWTMLVKVVARIKRLGSKLKNHSDLVTVVERREAAEVVIKLVQQQAFPQELKVLQRGSPRDSLPSSSSLFRLDPILEGGLLRVGGRLKRSTLSQELKHPIILPRDSHITKLILSHYHVQICHQGRSQTLMELRANGFWAIGGSKSVATLIHRCVRCRKLRRPAEEQQMSELPRERIEVSAPFTFCGMDCFGPFVIKRGRKECKRYGLIFTCLSSRAVHIEMLEDMSTDAFVNALRCFISLRGAVCQLHCDQGTNFVGARNELREALKQCDIKVLEAFLADKQCEFFFNAPSASHAGGVWERQIRSIRNVLSITISQCPGRLDDASLRTLFYEAMAIVNSRPLNVDGINDPLSPEPLTPNHLILMKSRCALPPPGKFVKEDMYAAKRWRRVQYLSEQFWSRWKREYLLNVATRQKWHVPRRNLKVDDIVIIKEDTLPRNQWQLGRVVDVTKGMDGLVRRVRVQVGERKLTKKQDHNSKPSIIERPIQKLVLLLESE; this is encoded by the coding sequence ATGATGTTAACACCTGCTGAAGAAACAGACAACCCCCCTGAGACACAGGTCAGGTCCAGCTCTCGTGAGCGAAGTTTATCAGCAAAGGGTCTAGAGTTGCATGAAcaggaagcaaagaaaaatgaaaaggcaTTCAATAAAACCTATGACTCTTGGAAGCAGGCAGCAAAGGAAATCAGACTGAGACTGAAGGCTTTCTGCTCAGTTGAGGACCTTGATAAAACCCAAACAGATATTAAGGTTAAACATGTCATAGTACAACAGCACTATGAACCCATTCGACGCAACCATACTTCTACCCCAGATATTGCCAAGAAAATGGATGCATGTGTCACTCTGACAGCTGAGATTTGTGACCTCATCAATAAACGACTTGAGAACATAGATGAGACCTTCAATGACCACCTcgagaaggagagagtgaggatagtgctaaataaaaatgagtatGGATCCGTCTTTGGAAactcaaaaacagaaacagtgaTCTCTGAGTCCATACAGAGATCATACGCTTCCTCAAGCGCCACTTCCAGGTCCTCTAGCAAACGTGCAGATGCAGAAGCGGACCTCGCAGCCAAACTAGAGCAGGCAAAAGCTATGCAAATAATTCATACCCAACAAGCGAGACTTGATGAATTGGAGAGCGAATGGAAATTTAAAGAAACGCAAATGCTAGCAGAATTCAAGCAGAGGGAGGCTGAGATGAAATTAAAGttagaagaggaaaaaacaaggtTACAACAGCTACATGCAGACAATGAAGTAAAGGTAGCTGCCGCTCGGGTGAGAGCGTATCACAACTTTAATGGACGTGAAAGTGTTTATGAAGAGCCTGACCATACAATTCAATATGGCTGCCACAATGCTGAATTGAAAACTCCATTAGATCCACATGCCAGGCCATTCCAGCCTTACCATACACTCCCTGAAGCACAAACAGCTCCGGAAGAAGCCAGGTTAGCCCAAGCAATTGCAAGCTCACTTACCATAAGCCGTCTACCTGTCCCAGAACCGGCGACGTTTACTGGTGACCCTTTAAAATTCATAGACTGGAAGATATCCTTTATGGCTCTCATCGGCCAGAAGCCCCTCCCAGTAAGTGAAAAAATGCTCTATCTAAAGAGTTATCTCGCTGGGGAAGCACGCAAGGCTGTGGAAGGATTCTTCTACCGAAACTCCGAAGACGCATATCAGGGTGCCTGGGCAGTCTTGCAGGATAGATATGGAAGCCCATTTGTTGTCCAAAGAGCCTTTAGAGACAAGCTCATAAAGTGGCCCAGGTTAGCCGCAAATGACCCTATTGCACTCAGAGAGTTTGCAGATTTCCTTCAAGGTTGTGTTGAGGCCATCCCTCATGTTAAGGGCTTAGCCATCTTAAATGATTGTGAGGAAAATCACAAGCTTCTCAAAAAACTGCCTGAGTGGATGGTGCGTAGATGGGGTCGTATTGTTGTGGAAGAATTAGACAAGTCTGGGGACTATCCAAGTTTCAAACAGTTCACAGAGTTTATGCAAAAGGAAGCCCGCATAGCTTGTAACCCTATTGCTTCCCCTCTTCTGATGAACATCAAACCCGCAGAAGAGAGGTTTCCTAAGAGAGCCAAAGCACTCAGTACAAGTGCTCAAATAAAAACCTCTCCTTCAGGAGAACTGAAAACCTCATACTCCAAGCCAAGGCCACCTTGCTTAGTTTGTAAGGACGAAACACATGGTGTCGCTAAGTGCCCTATGTTTGCAGCCAAGTCTGCGGACGAGaaaaaaactttcattcatGAAAATCACCTTTGCTTCGGGTGCTTAAGGAAGGGGCACATTACTAAGGACTGTAAGGGACGACACACCTGCAACACATGTGGTCGACGTCATCCAACATGCTTGcatatagagagagaaaaggcacCTGCGGAAATGTCAGACGGAGATCCTGTAGTCAGAAAGGACCATGCAAGAAAAGAAATCCACAAGGTTATGGCCCATGCCATAACACAGCATGCTTCTGCCACCTCCAGCATCGTTCCAGTTCTTGTGTCGTCAGCTACGGTGCCTCAGAAAGAAATTCTCACTTATGCCCTACTTGACACACAAAGTGACTCAACTTTCATCTTGGAGGATCTAGCGTCTGAACTAAACGTGGACACTCAATCAGTGCAACTCAAGCTCAGTACAATGACAGCCGTCAACACAGTCATAGCAAGTAAAACTGCCTTTGGTCTACAAGTTAGAGGACTCAACTCCGACACCTATGTCCAAATAAAGCAGGCATACACACGAGACTTCATTCCAGTCGATAAGTCACACATCCCTACCAAAAGTACAGCACTCCAGTGGTCTCATCTCAAACACCTGTCTAGCAAGCTACCACCACTACAAGACTGTGAGGTGGGACTGTTAATTGGTTATGATTATCCATCAGCTCTAGCTCCCTTGGATGTCATCACAGGTAGTGTAAATGAACCGTTCGCACAGAGAACTATGCTCGGCTGGAGTATTATAGGGTCTTCCAACCCCCATTTAGATAGACAGGGAAGTCAGAGTTTCGTGCACCGAGTTGCAGTAAAGGAAATGCCACAAACCACTGATGTGCTGAAGGTTCTAGAATCAGACTTTAACGAAAGGAGTTATGAGGACAAGTATGTCTCTCAAGATGATGTTCGCTTCATACAACTACTTAGTGACAATATCAGGCAGAAGGAGGATGGACACTATGAGATGCCCCTCCCTTTCAAGGGCAGCAGTCCACCAACACTACCAAACAATAAAAAGCTGGCTGCTATTCGGTTGCAACACCTGAAAAGGAAATTAAAGGCCAACAAAGAATATTATGACCACTATACCGCCTTCATGAAAGAAACAATCGACAAGGGTGATGCAGAGCCAGCCCCCTCTGTTTCTGAGAGAGAGACCTTGTGGTATATCCCTCATCATGGGGTTTACCACACCAAGAAACCAGGCAAACTAAGAGTTGTTTTTGATTGCTCAGCAAAGTTTCGTGGCATCTCTCTAAACGACACTCTACTGACAGGTCCTGACCTAATCAACTCTCTGGTGGGAGTTCTGTGTCGCTTTAGAAAGGAAGCAGTGGCTGTAATCTGTGACATCGAAAAGATGTTCCATCAGTTCTGTGTCTCACCTGAAGTTCGCGACTACCTGAGGTTCCTATGGTGGGAGGATGGACAGTTGGAAACAGAACCACAAGAATATAGAATGACAGTCCATCTTTTCGGTGCTGCCTCCTCCCCAGGATGTGCCAACTTCGGTCTTAAGTACTTGGCACAGCAACACAAGTCTGACTACTCTTCAGCGCCAGCTTTCATCGAGAAGAACTTTTATGTGGATGACGGGTTAATCAGTGTTCCATCAGTCAAAGAAGCTAAAGAATTGATTGTTGAAGCACAGGAGCTGTGTAAAGGTGCAGGCCTACGCCTACACAAATTCAACTCTAATCAAAGGGAGGTCCTTTCGTGTGTAGCCCCCTCAGAAAGAGCGGAAACAACTGAACAGCTCAACCTTTGTCCAGACGTATCACCAGAAGGACACATACTTGGTATTCAGTGGTCGCTAGGAAATGACACCTTCAGTTTCAGTGTCGATGCAAAGGATCACCCCCCAACTCGTCGTGGTCTCTTGTCTGTTGTTGCTTCTCTGTATGACCCACTTGGATTTGTTGCTCCCTTCACCCTGAGTGGAAAGTGCATCCTGCAGGAACTCTGTCGCAGAGGCAATGGATGGGACGATCCACTTCCCGAAAGTCTGCGTCCACGGTGGGAGGAGTGGAAAAGCGGTCTGCAAAGGCTAAAGGATGTCACCATACCCAGATGCTACCACCCTCAAGACTTCGGTAACATTGTCAGAGTGGAACTGCACCATTTCTCAGATGCTAGTAATATAGGATATGGTGCATGTTCCTACTTAAGGTATAAAAACGACAAAGACGAAGTCCATTGTAGTCTTGTAATGGCCAAAGCTAGGGTTGCACCCACTAAAGTCGTAAGTATCCCAAGACTGGAACTCTCCGCAGCAGTCATTTCAGCCAGGATGAGTGTAATGCTGAAAACTGAACTTGAGATGAAAATTGACGAGGAATTCTTTTGGACTGACTCTCAGGTAGTGCTTGCATACATCAACAATGAAGCACGAAGGTTCCATGTGTTTGTGGCAAACCGTGTTCAAATGATAAGAGAGAATACTAAACCAAGTCAGTGGCACTATGTTGACACGGCACAAAACCCAGCCGACCACGCCTCCCGAGGTCTTCATGCAGCAGACATCTCCTCAGCCGGTTGGTTATCAGGGCCCAAGTTTTTATGGGAACAAGAGGTGTTTCGAACACCTAGCCCTCCAACAGAGCTACTTGTTGGGGATCCAGAAGTTAAGGTACTTCAAGTTTTCGCAACTCAAGTCAATGATCAGAGAAATATTCTAAGCCGCCTGAGCCGGTTTTCCACTTGGACCATGCTGGTTAAAGTGGTTGCAAGAATCAAGAGACTAGGGTCGAAGCTAAAAAATCACAGCGACCTTGTGACTGTTGTAGAACGAAGGGAAGCTGCTGAGGTGGTAATCAAGCTTGTCCAGCAGCAGGCCTTTCCTCAAGAGCTAAAGGTACTGCAAAGAGGTTCACCAAGGGACAGTCTTCCAAGCTCAAGTTCTCTTTTTCGTCTTGATCCCATTCTTGAAGGGGGACTTCTTCGTGTAGGTGGAAGACTGAAAAGGTCGACCCTCAGTCAAGAACTAAAGCACCCTATCATTCTCCCAAGGGACAGCCACATTACCAAGCTAATTCTGTCTCACTACCATGTCCAGATCTGTCATCAAGGCCGAAGTCAAACCTTAATGGAGCTCAGAGCAAATGGATTTTGGGCTATTGGTGGGAGTAAATCTGTTGCCACGTTGATACATAGATGTGTGCGATGCCGTAAGCTCAGACGACCAGCTGAGGAGCAACAAATGTCTGAACTCCCAAGAGAACGCATTGAAGTCTCAGCACCTTTTACATTCTGTGGAATGGACTGTTTTGGCCCATTTGTCATCAAGCGGGGCCGTAAAGAGTGCAAGAGATATGGCCTCATCTTCACGTGCCTGTCTTCTCGAGCGGTCCATATCGAAATGCTCGAAGATATGTCTACGGACGCCTTTGTCAACGCTTTGAGATGCTTCATCAGTCTTAGGGGAGCCGTTTGCCAACTCCACTGTGATCAGGGCACAAACTTTGTGGGAGCCAGAAATGAACTCCGGGAAGCTCTCAAGCAATGTGACATCAAAGTACTGGAAGCTTTCCTGGCAGATAAACAGTGTGAGTTCTTCTTCAATGCCCCCTCAGCAAGTCATGCAGGTGGCGTATGGGAGCGTCAAATTCGGTCCATCCGCAATGTGTTGAGCATCACCATCTCTCAGTGTCCAGGCAGACTGGATGATGCCTCGCTTAGAACGTTATTTTATGAGGCAATGGCCATTGTCAACAGCCGCCCATTGAACGTTGATGGAATCAATGATCCCTTGTCACCTGAACCCTTGACTCCAAATCATCTCATCCTAATGAAATCAAGGTGTGCTTTACCACCTCCTGGAAAATTTGTGAAAGAAGACATGTACGCTGCAAAAAGGTGGCGCAGAGTACAGTATCTGAGTGAGCAGTTCTGGAGTCGATGGAAAAGGGAATACCTCCTGAATGTGGCTACAAGGCAAAAATGGCATGTGCCCCGGCGCAACCTGAAAGTGGATGACATAGTCATTATCAAAGAAGACACACTTCCAAGGAACCAGTGGCAACTAGGCCGAGTAGTTGATGTTACAAAAGGGATGGACGGTCTAGTTCGCAGAGTCAGAGTACAAGTTGGGGAGCGGAAACTAACGAAAAAACAGGATCATAACTCTAAGCCCTCTATCATCGAACGGCCTATCCAAAAGCTAGTGCTTCTCCTTGAAAGTGAATAA